The DNA window TCACCTCGATCGAGGAGGCGCGGAGGCGGATCTGCGGGTTCTCGGCGGCCTTGAGCGCGGTGCGCATGTGGCCATTCATGGTGTTGTTGCGGCAGTCCAGCGCGGCCACCGGGATACTCAGCTCGGCGCCGGGCACCGACTTCAGCTCGCTGAGCGTGGTGGTGGAGGCCCGGGCGGTTCCTTCCACCTGCGCGCTCTCGCAGCGCCAGGCGCGCACCGTGGAGGTCCCCGAGACCCACACGCGGCTGCCGTTCTGGAAGGAGAGGGGCGCCGCCGACGCCGCCAGGAGGGCGGGGAGGGCCGCCAGCACGTACAGTTGCCTGCGCATGATCGTCACCTTTCGGTTGGGGACTTCCCCGGCGGGCCTCCGCGGCTCCGGCGGGGGGACCGGAGCGCTGCGCGCCGCCCGGTCCAGCTGGAGATGAAGCTAGTCTCCCGGCCCGCGCCCATCCGTCGGCAATCCACCGCCGCGCGTGCAAGGGAACCGCGGAACGTCGCGTCGTGCGGGCGCTTACCGCCGGGAGGGGATCGGAAGGGGATCGCGAGGGAGGGGATGGGGCATTTCCCTACAGGCGGGGCCCTCTCCCCCGCGCGGCCCGGTCGTTCGTTCCTCACGACCAGGGGCCGCGCTCCCCTCTCCCAGACTGCGGGAGAGGGGAAACACCTCGGCGCTTCGCGCGACGGAGCCGTGCACACGCCGGTCTCGCGCGTTCCGGCGGGCTCCGGCGCGGGCCCTCACCCGCCGCCTTAGAGCGGCAACCCTCTC is part of the Longimicrobium sp. genome and encodes:
- a CDS encoding YceI family protein translates to MRRQLYVLAALPALLAASAAPLSFQNGSRVWVSGTSTVRAWRCESAQVEGTARASTTTLSELKSVPGAELSIPVAALDCRNNTMNGHMRTALKAAENPQIRLRASSIEVSADGAAKIVGQLTIAGSTQPVTIDGTVASEDGQLRVRGTRQLDMTQFGVRPPSLMMGTMKVRPAVTVGFDVVLKP